The Miscanthus floridulus cultivar M001 chromosome 17, ASM1932011v1, whole genome shotgun sequence genome has a window encoding:
- the LOC136517410 gene encoding villin-1-like isoform X2 — MKGVDDAFLGVGDKPGLSIWCIVGSSLVPVAKPQHGKFYTGSTYTILNTAELKSGFRRHDVHYWVGEESKEENCLMASDKAVELDAALGSSTVQYRETQGEESDKFLSYFKPCVIPVQGCFFSHLKGSGDRSNATTMFRCEGEHVARVTQVPFSRSSLDHKSVFIVDTPSKIFLFSGCNSSMQTRAKALDVVKHLKENRHSGRCEIAAIEDGKLVGDSDAGEFWNLFGGYAPIPRDLPDTVKEEPPTAPSKKLFWINKRNLVPLEAHLLDREMLNSDRSYMLDCKTEIFIWMGMTTLVSERKSSVTVLEDYVHSQGRSFNVVTFIMTEGHETVDFKLHFQHWPRNVELKLYEAGREKVAAIFKYQGYDVTEIPEDKPQQLISCNGSLKVWLVDRGCTNLLSTEDQEQLYTGDCYIIRYSYVEDGKDCHLFFAWSGKNSVKDDSMVATLLMSSMAGSVKGHPVVAQVFEGREPELFFSVFRSLIIFKGGRSAAYKNSVLQKNPRNGYHQKEGVALFRVQGLKHDCVQAIQVDLVASSLNSSHCYILQDNGLFLTWLGGLSSPNDHNILDMMMSKLCPMKQSLVVREGSEPDHFWKVLGGRSEYSKEKPVKGWPADPLMYACRFEQGLLKVKEVFSFCQDDLATEETLILDCNDEIYVWVGLHSDITSKEQALNIGKMFLQDSTTNGGRSIEKTVYAITEGDEPVFFRNFFSWDNSKQSSMVGNSFERKLAVLKGVSPKLETPDRSMRRLPSRRPGVSSEPTTPEHQHQQQLTVRRAFGSASAGRFVRERSPAAAPPTSSPSPKSRSSPSTSSTPTAVARRLFPASVHASEAVHVVSTGTARRR, encoded by the exons ATGAAGGGCGTCGACGATGCGttcctcggcgtcggcgacaAGCC AGGGCTGTCCATTTGGTGCATTGTTGGGAGCAGTCTGGTCCCAGTTGCGAAACCCCAGCACGGCAAGTTCTACACCGGCAGCACCTACACCATACTGAAT ACAGCCGAGCTGAAATCCGGGTTTCGCCGACACGATGTGCATTACTGGGTTGGGGAGGAGTCCAAAGAG GAAAATTGTCTCATGGCCTCAGACAAGGCTGTTGAGTTGGACGCGGCACTGGGCTCCAGCACGGTCCAGTACAGGGAGACACAGGGCGAAGAATCTGACAAGTTCTTGTCATACTTCAAACCGTGTGTCATCCCAGTACAAGGCTGCTTCTTTTCGCACCTGAAAGGATCTGGTGATAGATCCAACGCCACCACGATGTTTAGGTGCGAAGGAGAGCACGTTGCTCGCGTCACGCAA GTGCCGTTTTCACGGTCCTCTCTGGATCACAAATCGGTCTTTATTGTGGACACGCCGTCAAAGATTTTCCTTTTCAGTGGCTGTAATTCTAGTATGCAAACAAGGGCTAAAGCATTGGATGTTGTTAAGCATCTGAAGGAGAACCGACACTCGGGCAGATGTGAGATCGCGGCAATAG AGGATGGAAAGCTTGTTGGTGATTCTGATGCTGGAGAGTTCTGGAACCTGTTTGGAGGCTATGCGCCTATTCCTCGTGATTTACCTGATACAGTCAAGGAAGAGCCACCAACTGCACCATCCAAAAAACTTTTTTG GATCAATAAGAGAAACCTTGTTCCATTGGAGGCACATTTGTTAGATAGAGAAATGCTGAACTCAGACAGAAGTTACATGCTGGACTGCAAGACTGAAATATTCATATGGATGGGGATGACAACACTGGTTTCGGAGAGGAAGTCATCTGTTACTGTCCTAGAA GATTATGTGCACTCCCAGGGCAGGTCATTCAACGTTGTCACATTTATTATGACAGAAGGCCATGAAACTGTTGATTTTAAGCTGCACTTTCAGCATTGGCCCAGGAATGTTGAGCTAAAGTTATATGAGGCTGGCCGAGAGAAAGTGGCAG CTATTTTCAAATATCAGGGCTATGATGTCACAGAAATTCCAGAGGATAAACCTCAGCAGCTCATCAGTTGTAATGGCAGTCTGAAG GTGTGGTTGGTAGACCGTGGTTGTACAAACCTCCTTAGCACTGAGGACCAGGAGCAATTGTACACTGGAGACTGTTATATCATACGGTACAGCTATGTGGAAGATGGAAAAGATTGCCATCTGTTCTTTGCCTGGTCCGGTAAGAATAGTGTAAAG GACGATAGCATGGTGGCAACATTGTTAATGTCTAGCATGGCTGGTTCAGTCAAAGGGCATCCAGTTGTG GCACAAGTTTTTGAGGGCAGAGAACCAGAATTGTTTTTCTCAGTGTTCAGGTCACTAATCATATTCAAG GGGGGCAGGAGTGCTGCATATAAGAATTCTGTTCTAcagaaaaatcctagaaatggaTATCATCAGAAGGAAGGAGTCGCCCTGTTCCGTGTTCAAGGTCTTAAACATGATTGTGTGCAGGCCATTCAAGTTGATCTG GTTGCAAGTTCACTTAATTCCTCACACTGTTATATTTTGCAAGACAACGGTTTGTTCCTTACCTGGTTAGGAGGCCTCTCTTCACCAAACGATCATAATATACTTGACATGATGATGAGCAAGTTGTGT CCGATGAAACAGTCCTTGGTTGTCAGAGAAGGCTCTGAACCGGATCACTTCTGGAAAGTTTTGGGAGGACGATCAGAGTACTCAAAAGAGAAGCCTGTGAAGGGTTGGCCTGCAGATCCACTTATGTATGCTTGTAGATTTGAACAAG GTTTGCTCAAG GTCAAGGAGGTATTCAGCTTCTGTCAGGACGACCTGGCAACTGAAGAAACATTGATTCTGGATTGCAATGACGAAATCTACGTTTGGGTTGGGCTACACTCGGATATTACATCCAAGGAGCAAGCTCTCAATATTGGCAAG ATGTTCCTTCAGGATAGCACTACTAACGGTGGAAGATCGATCGAAAAAACAGTGTATGCAATCACAGAAGGGGATGAGCCTGTATTTTTCAGAAACTTTTTCAGCTGGGACAATTCAAAGCAATCATCT ATGGTTGGCAACTCATTTGAGAGGAAGCTGGCCGTCCTGAAAGGGGTCTCTCCAAAACTAGAG ACACCGGACAGAAGTATGCGCAGGCTGCCGTCGAGGAGGCCTGGGGTATCGTCGGAGCCGACCACACcggagcaccagcaccagcagcagctgACGGTGAGGAGGGCTTTCGGCTCCGCGTCTGCTGGGAGGTTTGTCAGGGAGCGCTCTCCAGCTGCCGCACCGCCAACGTCATCGCCATCTCCCAAAAGCCGTTCCTCGCCCTCGACGTCGTCGACGCCCACCGCAGTGGCACGGCGGCTCTTCCCTGCCTCGGTGCACGCGTCGGAGGCCGTGCACGTGGTCTCCACGGGGACAGCTCGACGACGGTGA
- the LOC136517410 gene encoding villin-1-like isoform X1, translating to MKGVDDAFLGVGDKPGLSIWCIVGSSLVPVAKPQHGKFYTGSTYTILNTAELKSGFRRHDVHYWVGEESKEENCLMASDKAVELDAALGSSTVQYRETQGEESDKFLSYFKPCVIPVQGCFFSHLKGSGDRSNATTMFRCEGEHVARVTQVRGLLSQDFHSFAEMLMQDKPAVFLILSQVPFSRSSLDHKSVFIVDTPSKIFLFSGCNSSMQTRAKALDVVKHLKENRHSGRCEIAAIEDGKLVGDSDAGEFWNLFGGYAPIPRDLPDTVKEEPPTAPSKKLFWINKRNLVPLEAHLLDREMLNSDRSYMLDCKTEIFIWMGMTTLVSERKSSVTVLEDYVHSQGRSFNVVTFIMTEGHETVDFKLHFQHWPRNVELKLYEAGREKVAAIFKYQGYDVTEIPEDKPQQLISCNGSLKVWLVDRGCTNLLSTEDQEQLYTGDCYIIRYSYVEDGKDCHLFFAWSGKNSVKDDSMVATLLMSSMAGSVKGHPVVAQVFEGREPELFFSVFRSLIIFKGGRSAAYKNSVLQKNPRNGYHQKEGVALFRVQGLKHDCVQAIQVDLVASSLNSSHCYILQDNGLFLTWLGGLSSPNDHNILDMMMSKLCPMKQSLVVREGSEPDHFWKVLGGRSEYSKEKPVKGWPADPLMYACRFEQGLLKVKEVFSFCQDDLATEETLILDCNDEIYVWVGLHSDITSKEQALNIGKMFLQDSTTNGGRSIEKTVYAITEGDEPVFFRNFFSWDNSKQSSMVGNSFERKLAVLKGVSPKLETPDRSMRRLPSRRPGVSSEPTTPEHQHQQQLTVRRAFGSASAGRFVRERSPAAAPPTSSPSPKSRSSPSTSSTPTAVARRLFPASVHASEAVHVVSTGTARRR from the exons ATGAAGGGCGTCGACGATGCGttcctcggcgtcggcgacaAGCC AGGGCTGTCCATTTGGTGCATTGTTGGGAGCAGTCTGGTCCCAGTTGCGAAACCCCAGCACGGCAAGTTCTACACCGGCAGCACCTACACCATACTGAAT ACAGCCGAGCTGAAATCCGGGTTTCGCCGACACGATGTGCATTACTGGGTTGGGGAGGAGTCCAAAGAG GAAAATTGTCTCATGGCCTCAGACAAGGCTGTTGAGTTGGACGCGGCACTGGGCTCCAGCACGGTCCAGTACAGGGAGACACAGGGCGAAGAATCTGACAAGTTCTTGTCATACTTCAAACCGTGTGTCATCCCAGTACAAGGCTGCTTCTTTTCGCACCTGAAAGGATCTGGTGATAGATCCAACGCCACCACGATGTTTAGGTGCGAAGGAGAGCACGTTGCTCGCGTCACGCAAGTAAGAGGTCTACTATCTCAAGATTTTCATTCGTTTGCTGAAATGCTGATGCAAGACAAACCTGCTGTGTTTCTAATCCTGTCTCAGGTGCCGTTTTCACGGTCCTCTCTGGATCACAAATCGGTCTTTATTGTGGACACGCCGTCAAAGATTTTCCTTTTCAGTGGCTGTAATTCTAGTATGCAAACAAGGGCTAAAGCATTGGATGTTGTTAAGCATCTGAAGGAGAACCGACACTCGGGCAGATGTGAGATCGCGGCAATAG AGGATGGAAAGCTTGTTGGTGATTCTGATGCTGGAGAGTTCTGGAACCTGTTTGGAGGCTATGCGCCTATTCCTCGTGATTTACCTGATACAGTCAAGGAAGAGCCACCAACTGCACCATCCAAAAAACTTTTTTG GATCAATAAGAGAAACCTTGTTCCATTGGAGGCACATTTGTTAGATAGAGAAATGCTGAACTCAGACAGAAGTTACATGCTGGACTGCAAGACTGAAATATTCATATGGATGGGGATGACAACACTGGTTTCGGAGAGGAAGTCATCTGTTACTGTCCTAGAA GATTATGTGCACTCCCAGGGCAGGTCATTCAACGTTGTCACATTTATTATGACAGAAGGCCATGAAACTGTTGATTTTAAGCTGCACTTTCAGCATTGGCCCAGGAATGTTGAGCTAAAGTTATATGAGGCTGGCCGAGAGAAAGTGGCAG CTATTTTCAAATATCAGGGCTATGATGTCACAGAAATTCCAGAGGATAAACCTCAGCAGCTCATCAGTTGTAATGGCAGTCTGAAG GTGTGGTTGGTAGACCGTGGTTGTACAAACCTCCTTAGCACTGAGGACCAGGAGCAATTGTACACTGGAGACTGTTATATCATACGGTACAGCTATGTGGAAGATGGAAAAGATTGCCATCTGTTCTTTGCCTGGTCCGGTAAGAATAGTGTAAAG GACGATAGCATGGTGGCAACATTGTTAATGTCTAGCATGGCTGGTTCAGTCAAAGGGCATCCAGTTGTG GCACAAGTTTTTGAGGGCAGAGAACCAGAATTGTTTTTCTCAGTGTTCAGGTCACTAATCATATTCAAG GGGGGCAGGAGTGCTGCATATAAGAATTCTGTTCTAcagaaaaatcctagaaatggaTATCATCAGAAGGAAGGAGTCGCCCTGTTCCGTGTTCAAGGTCTTAAACATGATTGTGTGCAGGCCATTCAAGTTGATCTG GTTGCAAGTTCACTTAATTCCTCACACTGTTATATTTTGCAAGACAACGGTTTGTTCCTTACCTGGTTAGGAGGCCTCTCTTCACCAAACGATCATAATATACTTGACATGATGATGAGCAAGTTGTGT CCGATGAAACAGTCCTTGGTTGTCAGAGAAGGCTCTGAACCGGATCACTTCTGGAAAGTTTTGGGAGGACGATCAGAGTACTCAAAAGAGAAGCCTGTGAAGGGTTGGCCTGCAGATCCACTTATGTATGCTTGTAGATTTGAACAAG GTTTGCTCAAG GTCAAGGAGGTATTCAGCTTCTGTCAGGACGACCTGGCAACTGAAGAAACATTGATTCTGGATTGCAATGACGAAATCTACGTTTGGGTTGGGCTACACTCGGATATTACATCCAAGGAGCAAGCTCTCAATATTGGCAAG ATGTTCCTTCAGGATAGCACTACTAACGGTGGAAGATCGATCGAAAAAACAGTGTATGCAATCACAGAAGGGGATGAGCCTGTATTTTTCAGAAACTTTTTCAGCTGGGACAATTCAAAGCAATCATCT ATGGTTGGCAACTCATTTGAGAGGAAGCTGGCCGTCCTGAAAGGGGTCTCTCCAAAACTAGAG ACACCGGACAGAAGTATGCGCAGGCTGCCGTCGAGGAGGCCTGGGGTATCGTCGGAGCCGACCACACcggagcaccagcaccagcagcagctgACGGTGAGGAGGGCTTTCGGCTCCGCGTCTGCTGGGAGGTTTGTCAGGGAGCGCTCTCCAGCTGCCGCACCGCCAACGTCATCGCCATCTCCCAAAAGCCGTTCCTCGCCCTCGACGTCGTCGACGCCCACCGCAGTGGCACGGCGGCTCTTCCCTGCCTCGGTGCACGCGTCGGAGGCCGTGCACGTGGTCTCCACGGGGACAGCTCGACGACGGTGA